Proteins from a single region of Rhipicephalus sanguineus isolate Rsan-2018 chromosome 5, BIME_Rsan_1.4, whole genome shotgun sequence:
- the LOC119393216 gene encoding protein disulfide-isomerase A5 — protein sequence MALCVRWHVRDVVLLLCFVLACCLQIETKKVSGRDLIEDVVDIKQHKKLLRTKKNVLILYTKNAKEATEPLRICSDVALELKGQATLAHVDCSGEGKKLCKKLKVAPEPAVLKHYKDGEFHKDYDRKLTVTSMSNFLKDPTGDIPWEEEEDSADVYHIATIEELKRLFQKETSPVLIMFYAPWCSFCKRLKPDYAKAATELKGHSVLAAMDLNRPENTAIRRHYNITGFPTLLYFVSGTLKHRYEGDNNKDAIVKFMKNPQQQPKKQKEQAWSDEPSDVVHLTEETFEPTLQKNPSVLVMFYAPWCGHCKKMKPEYVSAAATLKSEGVAGILAAVDATKERSLGSHFNVSGYPTVKYFENGVFAYDVNLRVASKIVEFMKDPKEPPPPPPPEQPWSQVKSEVVHLDEETFKPFLKRKKHALVMFYAPWCVHCKRAKPEFQAAAEELKDDPKVALAAVDCTEHSGVCNAYDVAGYPTFKYFSYLKTVSEYHKGKTTADFVSFIRDQSGTSAAPTPAATSPTTPKPKPKSWWDDLPGSNHVHLLKSGDFQSYLDSQESVLVMFYAPWCKFSQELKPTFAAAALRLYTEQVPGKLAAVDASEEKTLASKWKVNSLPALKYYRQGKFVADYDKGKNTVEDLVAYLKSPPVAAKKTEL from the exons ATGGCGCTATGCGTGAGGTGGCATGTGCGAGATGTTGTCTTACTACTTTGTTTT GTACTAGCCTGCTGTCTTCAAATTGAAACTAAGAAGGTAAGCGGACGAGACCTCATCGAGGACGTTGTTGACATAAAGCAGCACAAGAAGCTTCTTCGCACAAAGAAGAATGTTCTTATCCTATATACGAAAAACG CTAAGGAAGCTACTGAGCCACTACGAATATGCAGCGATGTTGCATTGGAACTCAAAGGCCAAGCCACTTTGGCACATGTTGACTGCTCAGG ggAGGGAAAGAAGCTTTGCAAAAAGCTTAAGGTAGCACCTGAACCGGCAGTTTTGAAACACTACAA GGATGGCGAATTTCACAAGGACTATGACCGGAAGCTGACAGTCACG TCCATGTCTAACTTCCTAAAAGACCCCACGGGCGACATACCTTGGGAGGAGGAAGAAGACAGTGCTGATGTCTATCACATTGCTACGATTGAG GAACTGAAAAGGCTATTCCAGAAAGAAACGTCACCTGTTCTCATCATGTTCTATGCTCCTT GGTGTTCATTCTGCAAGAGACTCAAACCAGACTATGCAAAGGCTGCTACAGAACTCAAGGGTCACTCG GTACTGGCTGCGATGGACTTGAACAGGCCTGAAAACACAGCTATTCGTCGACACTACAACATCACTGGTTTCCCAACGCTTCTGTATTTTGT GTCTGGAACCTTAAAGCATCGCTATGAAGGTGATAACAACAAGGATGCCATTGTTAAGTTCATGAAAAA TCCACAGCAGCAACCCAAGAAGCAAAAAGAACAAGCTTGGTCAGATGAGCCCAGTGATGTTGTTCACTTGACTGAGGAGACATTCGAGCCAACGCTGCAAAAGAATCCTTCTGTTCTTGTCATGTTCTATGCACCCT GGTGTGGCCACTGCAAGAAGATGAAACCAGAATATGTCTCAGCAGCAGCTACTCTTAAAAGTGAAGGG GTGGCTGGCATCCTGGCTGCTGTTGATGCTACCAAAGAAAGATCACTCGGCTCCCATTTTAACGTTAGTGGCTACCCAACTGTCAAGTACTTTGA AAACGGTGTCTTTGCCTACGATGTTAACCTGAGGGTGGCTTCAAAGATTGTGGAATTCATGAAAGA TCCCAAGGAGCCTCCGCCGCCTCCTCCCCCCGAGCAGCCGTGGAGCCAGGTGAAGAGTGAGGTCGTCCACCTCGACGAGGAAACATTCAAGCCATTCTTAAAGCGCAAGAAGCATGCCCTGGTTATGTTCTATGCACCAT GGTGTGTTCACTGTAAGAGAGCCAAGCCTGAATTCCAGGCAGCAGCAGAGGAGCTTAAAGATGACCCTAAG GTGGCTCTTGCAGCAGTGGACTGCACAGAGCACAGTGGTGTCTGCAATGCCTACGATGTTGCTGGCTATCCTACATTCAAGTACTTCAGCTATCTCAAGACAGTATCTGAGTATCACAAGGGAAAGACG ACAGCAGATTTTGTGAGCTTCATTCGAGACCAGAGCGGCACATCAGCCGCACCCACGCCTGCAGCCACATCACCTACAACACCGAAACCAAAGCCAAAGTCTTGGTGGGATGACTTGCCTGGAAGCAACCATGTCCATTTGCTAAAATCGGGAGACTTTCAGTCGTACCTTGACAGCCAAGAATCTGTGTTGGTGATGTTTTACGCCCCAT GGTGCAAGTTTAGTCAAGAACTGAAGCCTACTTTTGCTGCAGCTGCTTTACGGTTGTACACCGAGCAA GTACCAGGCAAGCTAGCAGCAGTTGACGCATCAGAAGAGAAGACCCTCGCTTCCAAGTGGAAAGTAAACAGCCTTCCCGCACTCAAGTATTACAG GCAAGGAAAGTTTGTTGCCGACTATGACAAAGGAAAGAACACCGTTGAGGACCTGGTTGCATATCTTAAGAGTCCTCCAGTTGCAGCCAAGAAAACCGAGCTATGA